The following coding sequences lie in one Candidatus Eremiobacterota bacterium genomic window:
- a CDS encoding peptide-N(4)-(N-acetyl-beta-glucosaminyl)asparagine amidase translates to MRNTSARLRLQGAAIILLASIVTGCAGHAGAGSTIPLGVESGGGPLSLIRSAHRIQELSKTGIGDAVNRAGAGYPVTADPPVAHPPEAPCVDKLFNPHTPPLNPSGLPVGDFADYADHTFNYTPPSNCAGPYAAIIFKMHFRVTAGVQYDRTGAVWIGATNVFFGTTSEPGQNASPEWNVERDVTEYAPIFAQPSIGQASVYNIVNSQYTGIIYGTAELDFYPAVKKYPAPAVADAVYPLSAGPTGGYVDLDAPSDQLSGTFTFPQNVEAAYLDLILEPQSNDEFWYTCFPNDLAQKLNNCGGTAFREGEVTVDGQPAGVAPIYPWIFTGGIDPYLWIPIPGVETLNFKPYRVNLTPFAASLDDGKPHTIAVSVFNDDNYFATNGVLLVYEDHGSSVVTGALVENGTAIAPAETVVEHVKMNPSGAANGTIKTSATHPVSLKGYVMTSQGRITTQVTQNISFSNDQKIAVSSSQFFQNIAQLTTIASNSVTTAKGHSTKAQSQWTYPLNVKYNYIVSGSTATQRADILQTKNGNGLDQTRHNAASWSLLNTVHSSDTLNFTASGFTPSNGKSRQQYKSLNVDGRCYLKTITSKNYVLTSIMKGCS, encoded by the coding sequence ATGCGTAATACTTCGGCGAGGTTGCGGCTGCAGGGTGCGGCGATCATCTTGTTGGCGTCAATAGTGACTGGATGTGCCGGCCACGCCGGCGCCGGCTCGACGATCCCACTCGGCGTGGAGTCGGGCGGGGGACCGTTATCCCTCATTCGCAGCGCTCATCGAATCCAGGAGCTCAGCAAAACGGGAATCGGCGACGCGGTGAACCGTGCGGGTGCCGGTTATCCGGTTACGGCCGATCCGCCCGTGGCGCACCCACCTGAGGCGCCGTGCGTTGACAAGCTTTTTAATCCGCACACGCCCCCACTGAATCCCAGCGGTTTGCCGGTCGGAGACTTTGCCGACTATGCAGATCACACGTTTAACTATACGCCGCCGTCGAATTGTGCCGGCCCTTATGCCGCCATTATTTTCAAGATGCATTTTCGAGTGACGGCGGGCGTGCAATACGACCGCACGGGCGCCGTTTGGATCGGTGCCACCAACGTGTTTTTCGGCACGACCTCCGAGCCGGGCCAGAACGCCAGTCCGGAGTGGAACGTGGAACGCGACGTCACCGAGTACGCGCCGATCTTTGCGCAGCCGTCGATCGGGCAAGCTTCCGTATATAACATCGTAAACTCGCAATACACCGGTATCATCTACGGAACCGCAGAGCTCGATTTCTATCCGGCGGTCAAGAAGTATCCGGCACCAGCGGTTGCCGATGCGGTCTACCCGCTCTCTGCCGGACCGACCGGAGGCTACGTCGATCTCGATGCGCCCTCCGACCAGCTCAGTGGAACCTTTACATTTCCTCAAAACGTCGAAGCGGCGTACCTTGACCTCATTTTGGAGCCGCAGTCGAACGACGAATTTTGGTACACGTGCTTTCCAAACGATCTGGCGCAAAAGCTGAACAACTGTGGCGGCACCGCGTTTCGCGAAGGCGAAGTAACCGTTGACGGACAGCCGGCCGGCGTCGCTCCCATCTATCCGTGGATCTTCACCGGAGGGATCGATCCCTATCTGTGGATTCCTATTCCGGGAGTCGAAACCTTAAACTTCAAGCCGTATCGCGTCAACTTAACCCCGTTTGCGGCTTCACTCGACGACGGAAAACCGCATACGATCGCGGTGTCGGTATTCAATGACGACAATTACTTCGCGACCAACGGCGTGCTTCTCGTATACGAAGATCATGGCTCGTCGGTAGTTACGGGCGCGCTCGTAGAGAACGGAACGGCCATCGCGCCGGCCGAAACCGTCGTCGAACACGTAAAAATGAATCCCTCCGGCGCTGCGAACGGCACGATTAAAACCTCGGCGACGCACCCGGTCAGTCTCAAAGGCTACGTCATGACCTCGCAGGGTCGCATTACGACTCAGGTTACGCAGAACATCTCGTTCTCGAACGACCAGAAGATCGCGGTGTCGAGCTCGCAGTTTTTTCAGAACATCGCGCAGCTGACGACCATCGCGTCGAATAGCGTCACAACCGCGAAAGGCCATTCGACGAAAGCGCAAAGCCAGTGGACCTATCCGCTGAACGTCAAGTACAACTACATCGTCTCGGGCAGCACGGCGACCCAGCGGGCGGACATTTTGCAGACCAAGAACGGGAACGGCCTCGACCAAACGCGGCACAACGCGGCCTCGTGGTCGCTGCTCAATACCGTGCACTCGTCGGACACGCTCAACTTCACCGCTTCCGGCTTCACTCCGTCGAACGGCAAGAGCCGCCAGCAGTACAAATCACTGAACGTGGATGGACGTTGCTACCTGAAAACGATTACGTCGAAGAACTACGTCCTCACCAGCATCATGAAAGGCTGCTCGTAG
- a CDS encoding YihY/virulence factor BrkB family protein: protein MKATVAGFQRHKGQWLAAAIAYFTVFAVAPLIIIVVEIAGLILGRHQGVLDSLYGYLSQTAGKSAATGIRAIVSATFAQKHSGIMAQTVSWILFAVAAAGLFGSLQDALNTIWDVQPRKRGFLDTVRERAFSFAGVLCIAFLLLVALGANTVLTIAGQALAHVAPFFPTLIKAADFVLSFAIITVLFGLLFKYLPECQVAWTGVWPGAAGTALLFVIGQFLLGWYLGRAGISSTYGAFGGLVVFLLWVNYSAQIMLLGAEFTHAFASRSGSGKFET from the coding sequence GTGAAAGCGACGGTCGCGGGATTCCAACGACACAAAGGGCAGTGGCTCGCTGCCGCGATCGCGTATTTCACGGTCTTTGCGGTCGCGCCGCTCATCATCATCGTGGTGGAAATCGCGGGCCTCATTCTTGGCCGCCATCAAGGCGTCTTGGATTCTCTCTACGGATATCTTTCGCAGACGGCCGGAAAATCGGCGGCGACCGGCATCCGCGCCATCGTCAGCGCTACGTTCGCGCAGAAGCATTCGGGAATCATGGCGCAGACCGTCAGCTGGATACTTTTTGCGGTGGCGGCCGCGGGGCTCTTCGGATCGTTACAGGACGCGCTCAATACGATCTGGGACGTGCAACCTCGAAAGCGCGGCTTCCTCGATACCGTTCGTGAGCGGGCATTTTCGTTTGCCGGCGTGCTCTGCATCGCATTTCTTCTGCTCGTTGCGCTTGGGGCGAATACCGTTCTGACGATTGCCGGCCAAGCGCTGGCGCATGTCGCTCCGTTTTTCCCAACCTTGATCAAGGCTGCCGACTTCGTTTTGTCGTTCGCCATCATTACCGTGCTCTTCGGACTATTGTTCAAGTACTTGCCCGAATGCCAGGTCGCGTGGACCGGCGTGTGGCCGGGCGCGGCCGGCACCGCATTACTCTTTGTCATCGGGCAGTTCTTGTTAGGCTGGTATCTCGGGCGTGCCGGAATTTCGTCGACCTACGGTGCATTCGGGGGCCTCGTCGTCTTTCTATTGTGGGTGAACTACTCCGCGCAGATCATGCTCTTGGGCGCTGAGTTCACGCACGCATTTGCGAGTCGTTCCGGCAGCGGAAAGTTCGAAACGTAA
- a CDS encoding HoxN/HupN/NixA family nickel/cobalt transporter: MMKNKIFFVYAFLIGLNCAAWGLALLLLSSRPLLLGTALLAYTFGLRHAVDADHISAIDNVTRKLMQENKRPVGVGFFFSFGHSTIVVALTVAIAFAASIVKNQLPALQRIGEVVGTSVSASFLLVVAAINLLVLLDIFQAFQFARAGKAYNYQGVDEMLERRGLIARFFRPLLKMVDCSWKMYPIGLLFGLGFDTATEVGLLGIAAVEAGKGLPVYDILIFPLLFTAGMSLIDTTDGILMLGAYGWAFIKPMRKLYYNMVITLVSVLVALIVGGIEATSVIASQLHLSGGVWDRIAALSDNFGTLGFIIVGVFIASWALSTAIYKVRRYDRLDAA; encoded by the coding sequence ATGATGAAGAATAAGATCTTTTTCGTCTACGCATTCCTCATCGGTTTGAACTGCGCCGCGTGGGGATTGGCTCTTCTGCTGCTTTCGTCACGGCCGCTCTTACTCGGGACGGCTCTGCTCGCATATACGTTCGGCTTACGACACGCCGTCGACGCCGACCATATATCTGCGATCGATAACGTCACTCGCAAACTCATGCAGGAGAATAAGCGGCCGGTCGGAGTCGGCTTCTTCTTTTCATTCGGCCACTCGACGATCGTCGTGGCGCTGACCGTTGCCATAGCTTTCGCCGCGTCGATTGTAAAAAACCAGCTACCGGCGCTGCAGAGGATTGGCGAAGTCGTCGGAACCTCGGTTTCGGCGTCGTTCCTATTGGTGGTTGCGGCAATCAACCTTCTCGTCTTGCTCGACATTTTTCAAGCATTCCAGTTCGCCCGCGCCGGCAAGGCATACAACTATCAGGGCGTCGACGAAATGCTCGAGCGGCGAGGTCTCATTGCCCGCTTCTTCCGGCCGTTGCTCAAGATGGTCGATTGCAGCTGGAAGATGTATCCGATCGGACTTCTGTTCGGGTTGGGGTTCGATACGGCCACCGAGGTCGGGCTGCTGGGAATCGCTGCCGTCGAAGCCGGAAAAGGACTCCCCGTCTACGACATCCTCATATTTCCGTTGCTCTTCACCGCGGGAATGTCGTTAATCGATACGACCGACGGCATCCTGATGCTCGGCGCCTACGGCTGGGCCTTCATCAAGCCGATGCGTAAGCTCTACTACAATATGGTTATTACGCTCGTTTCGGTTCTGGTCGCACTGATCGTCGGCGGGATCGAAGCAACGAGCGTGATCGCTTCGCAGCTCCACCTGAGCGGCGGAGTTTGGGACCGAATCGCCGCGCTGAGCGATAACTTCGGAACGCTCGGTTTCATCATCGTGGGCGTATTCATTGCGAGCTGGGCGCTATCGACGGCCATTTACAAGGTCCGCCGCTACGATCGGCTTGACGCCGCCTAA
- a CDS encoding DUF4331 family protein gives MTLRQKLGLLAALLAGAIFGGCSSSAGVFNPHNPGGSSPPPGATVYKQIELLSRPAVKEAFEMFEDHNKTNRSEPYNDPVIHAQIKSFTLMFRSAKTADVLQAVLYPNVMKADLSQNVTTASYLGYETGGATGSKWGGRALDDDIIDISLGAIFGNTVSALGLAPDDHKEVPCLTTDNVAYDKSNTDTFPYIQAPL, from the coding sequence ATGACACTACGACAAAAACTCGGACTTCTTGCTGCGCTTCTCGCGGGAGCGATCTTCGGGGGTTGCAGCTCGAGCGCCGGCGTCTTCAATCCGCACAATCCCGGGGGCTCGAGCCCACCGCCGGGAGCGACGGTCTATAAGCAAATCGAACTGCTCTCGCGGCCTGCGGTCAAAGAAGCCTTCGAAATGTTCGAAGATCACAATAAGACGAATCGCTCGGAACCCTACAACGATCCCGTCATCCACGCGCAGATCAAGTCGTTTACACTGATGTTCCGCAGCGCAAAAACGGCCGATGTGCTGCAAGCCGTGCTCTATCCCAACGTTATGAAGGCCGACCTTTCGCAGAACGTCACGACGGCTTCATACCTCGGTTATGAAACCGGCGGGGCGACCGGGAGCAAGTGGGGTGGTCGCGCCCTTGACGACGACATCATCGATATCTCGCTCGGCGCCATTTTCGGAAACACCGTTTCGGCACTCGGCCTGGCTCCCGACGACCATAAGGAAGTGCCGTGTCTAACTACCGACAATGTGGCCTACGATAAGTCGAATACCGACACGTTCCCGTACATCCAGGCACCCCTCTAG
- a CDS encoding DUF4331 family protein has product MKLLRSFATTAAVFLLAFSISLYSVRAVRGSDHQDSPTVVANPLADITDVFAFPNPHDASKVVLVMDVRPLIPAGMYGGIALDPSLLYQFKIANSGVSTGSFTENTVLQLTADSTGTGQKITLYGPGKPNEVGTANTVIGKTGTFSFGKVTTLKKGIKIFVGPRRDPFFFDLAQFFKIIPDRNYMNHPNPPPPTATSFRFPSKSEKIILNGVDYGTAGSNHCDIAKPKDFLAPYDVISVVIEMPKSLLAPPGGSPGVIGLWATTATSGQSTE; this is encoded by the coding sequence ATGAAACTGCTTCGATCGTTCGCAACGACGGCAGCGGTTTTTTTGCTCGCCTTCTCGATTTCGCTCTACTCCGTTAGAGCGGTGCGAGGATCCGACCATCAAGACTCGCCCACCGTGGTTGCAAACCCCCTCGCGGACATCACCGATGTCTTCGCTTTCCCTAACCCGCACGACGCCTCGAAAGTCGTGCTCGTCATGGATGTACGTCCGCTCATTCCCGCCGGCATGTACGGTGGAATCGCACTCGATCCAAGCCTTCTCTACCAGTTCAAGATCGCTAACTCCGGCGTTTCCACCGGCTCGTTTACGGAGAACACCGTTCTTCAGTTGACTGCCGATTCGACCGGAACCGGGCAAAAGATCACTTTGTACGGACCGGGTAAGCCAAACGAAGTGGGAACCGCGAACACCGTGATCGGTAAAACCGGCACTTTCTCGTTCGGAAAGGTGACAACGCTGAAAAAGGGGATCAAGATCTTCGTCGGTCCGCGGCGCGATCCGTTCTTCTTCGATCTCGCGCAGTTCTTCAAGATTATTCCGGACCGCAACTATATGAACCATCCGAATCCGCCGCCTCCGACGGCGACGTCGTTCCGGTTCCCCTCGAAGTCGGAGAAGATCATTCTCAACGGCGTTGACTATGGAACCGCCGGCTCGAATCATTGCGACATCGCAAAGCCGAAGGATTTTCTAGCACCATATGACGTCATTTCAGTCGTCATCGAGATGCCCAAGTCGCTGCTCGCACCGCCGGGCGGATCGCCCGGGGTCATCGGCCTCTGGGCTACGACTGCCACCTCCGGCCAGTCAACGGAATAA